Within Raineyella sp. W15-4, the genomic segment CCGACGCCTTCGTCGCCACCTTCGGCCCGCTGGCCGAAGACCCGCAGATCCAGTCGTACGTCACCGATCTGACGACCGACGCGATCGTGCGGCGGGCGGACGTGGACGGTCTGATCGACCGGGTGGTCGGCGGCCTGGCCGATCTCGTGCCGGGACAGCCAGGCATTGCGGCGGCGCTCCGCTCGCTCGGACTGCCCGCGGCCGACAGCGTCCGTTCGCTGGTCCGCAGTGTGACCGTGCAGATCGTCTCCGCCGACTCCTTCTCGCAGGTCTGGGGAGAGTCTCTCCGGCTCTCGCATCGCACCCTGGTCGCTGCGCTGCAGGGCGATCCGCAGGCCACTGTGACGATTGCCGCGGAGGGGATCGGCATCCGGCTCGCCCCGCTCGGTGAGGCGGCCAAGGGTGCCCTCGTGCAGAGAGGTCTCCCGTTGGCCTCGTCGATCCCGGTGCCGGACACGACCATCGTCGTTGCGCCGGGTGCGGACCTCCGGACGCTGCGGGTGGTGTACCGCGGCCTCGTCCTGGCCGGCGGGTGGCTCCCTGCGGTAAGCGTGGTGCTGCTGCTGGGCGGCGTCGCCCTGGCTCGTCGGCGGGCACGGGCGTTGCTGGTGGCCGCCGTCTGTGGGGCGGCGGGCGGTCTCCTCGTCCTCGCCGTGCTCCCGATCGGTCGACTCCTGCTCCTCGCCCAGGCTCCGGCGGACGCGGTGCCGCCGGAGGTCGTCGGTGTCCTGTACGCGACCGCCACCACGGGGTTGGCCCGGGTGGCCACCGCCACTGCCGTGCTCGGTGTTGCAGTGGCGGTAGTGGCACTCGGGGTGAGCGGGATCCGCTCCCTGTCGGCCCGGCGGGACGATCAGGCCGAGCCTCCTGGCGGCGATCCGGGCCGTGCGGCATGATCGCGGCCGCGCGCCTGGGGAGGCCGTGACATCGTGGGTCGTACGGGATGGGTGGTCGGCCGGTCCACCATCGAGACGGAGGAGAGATCAGTGAGCGCGACGGTGAGCAACGGTTTCCTGCTGTTCGGTCAGCAGTTCCCGGCGACGGCGAAGGCCCACATGGCGTTCGTGCAGGCAAAGGCCGAGGAATCGAGCCTGGACGAGAAGACCAGCCACTTGGCCTACCTGGCCGTGCTGGCCGCTGCCGGCCTGGCCGGCGGGATCGGTTTCCACGTGCAGCTGGCGCGACAGGCCGGGGCGAGCCGAGATGAGGTCCTTTCAGCTTGCCTGGTGGGCCTGCCCGCGGTGGGCCTGCAGGTCCTGGACGGTCTCGCGGCGGCGGTCGACGCGCTCGACAGTGAGGACCGTACGGCTGAATGACCTCCGGCTCGCCGCGGACCTCGCGCTCGCGACGACCCGGTT encodes:
- a CDS encoding carboxymuconolactone decarboxylase family protein — encoded protein: MSATVSNGFLLFGQQFPATAKAHMAFVQAKAEESSLDEKTSHLAYLAVLAAAGLAGGIGFHVQLARQAGASRDEVLSACLVGLPAVGLQVLDGLAAAVDALDSEDRTAE